A region of the Clavelina lepadiformis chromosome 9, kaClaLepa1.1, whole genome shotgun sequence genome:
GCAGAAATTTGCTAGAATGGTTTCTCAATTAAGGTCTGGTTTCAAGCAAGTTGACCACCTGTCCAATCCTGGTCATGTTGTCAGTTTAATGGCAGCTGGTTGCCACTGCACAAGCCACGGTAAGAGTTCATAGCTTAAGCGTTACTTCTTCGTCCACTGGTCACAGTGGACAATGCTCATATTGCATACTTCATTGCAGTGcttaaaagtttttctaaTGTGAACTTTAATAACATAGTTTGGTGATACGTAAATAGTTATAACGACGTTAAGAAACCTTCTGTTATTATGTagtttttgaataaaacataTTCATGTTTGTGATTGCTTTAACCAATTTATGTTAAATGCGCTTGTGAATTCTGTAGAAGACACTGATGCAATTCCCAACTATGAACAAGATGCTACTGTCCATATATCAGTTACAACAGACGGAATATCACAGCCAGTTACATTTGAATGCGATGGTAAGCATTTCAATCCCGGAAGCCGTGTCAAGCATTGTCACTTAACCAATTACAATGACCTTCATAAACACAATTAAAATTGATATATATAGACATTGTGTATGGATTTATTGATATaatctttgttgttgtttagtCAACGCATCAGTGGAACACATAGTAAGTCAGGCTTTGTGCATTGCATATGAAGATATCACTGAGGTATCAGCGGACGATTATTTCTTCAAGGTAGTTGGAACGCAGGAGTACCTGATCAGGTAATTTATTTCTAAAGCACACAACCTGTCAATATGATGTACGTTTTTATGACATGGCAAAACTAGCGATTTACTGTAATTAATCGTAGAAAGTGATCAACAACATAATGTTGCTCACGAGTTTATATGCAGCGCTGTGAAGTGGAAGTCGCAGCATATGTCAAAAACCTGTCAATATTTGAATTTTAGCTTTGTACTTGATAggaattttttgatttttgaaaaccTGAAAATTGACAAAGATACACTTTAGTGACTGTACTGTACAGTAACTACTTTGATAAATACCATAAAGCCATTAATATACTACAGTTTACAGCAATTGAAATAATAAGTAATGGTAACGTTATTCTGCCAAAGAATCAACAAAGATTTATTCACATTTTCAGTAAAACACGTCTGAGTATGTACCAGTATGTGCAAGAATGCCAAAAGTTTGAGCAGGATGTTAAACTAGAACTTCTAAGGAAGGACAAAGTGGATAGATCCCTGAAGAGACAAGTCagtaaacatttttgcttgttttcacAACTTGCcatcgttttattttttttttaaattgattaaaaaatttctgcaattgttttaattcAAGAATATGTTCAGGATGACGATGATAAAGCTAAAACAGTTGAAAATGAATTTCTGAAACTTCTAGCAAAACCACCTGGTGTACTTTCAAGGTAAAGTTTCTGGAATGGTGTAGATTAGATGACTTTTTTATCCGTATATGACTGCCTGTAGATGTGTCAAATCAACTAATACTTACGTTAGTAGATAAGCAAAATTTATCCGAATGTTAGTTTTGCGAAACTAATACAAATACTACATAAAAGTTATGCATCTATGATAGAGATGAGATACAGAAATTACTTGAAGTTTTCAATAAAGAGGAAAAGAAGTTCCTAGAAGCAGTAAAAACGGTACAAACAACTTAATTATATTCAGTTTTCCAGTTGTCGTTTagtacaaataaaatattataaatcAACATTCATTTAAGGCAACTACAGGTTTATTTCTCCTGTAGTCCTTTGTTATAATAATGTTTTTACAGAAGTACAATACCATAGCCGTTTGTTATTAATTGAAAGTGTTTATGTAATACTATTTCATTTACCTTATCTGCCGTATGGCAAACTTTCTTGTTGTGAGTAGCAGGAAACCGAaaattcaaacttatttgCCCAACAACAACTTGAAAGGACCATACAGTCAGTTAAAGCAATATGCTGTGGACTGGGAAACATTGAAACCCTTGAAATATCTGAAGCTATAAAAAAGCTACGAGCTTCTCTGTATAGACCACCAAATTCACCTGCATCAAAGAAaaagtgtaaatattttgcgtcATAATTGTGTAAAGTGTGAGCTGTAGCTAAGCAACTTAAGCTAAGTTCCTCATTTGTTCACTggcttttgaaattgtttttgtttggaCATGTAACCTGAGATTCTACTTTgtgttatgtttgttttgattgaGTTCTCCAGTTTAGTGATTTGCcaattgaattgttttattttgtgtacGAGTATTTTTCTGCTACAGtcaagtttttcattttgtttttgttaagtttaaatCTCCAAATGTCATTCTATAATATTCTATACCCCTAGCTTTCTTAGTTAAAATACAGTTATGCCCCATACATGTCTATTTCAGGGCCATTATCGCAGAAAAGGGTCTTTGGAATACTGCATGTCATGCATTATGTCATAGACAGCTATTAAATTAACGTCCTCCTTGTTATAGTTGCCAATTTAATTGCTACCAGTGATGAAATTGCCAGTGGGGCAACTGAGACtgtcaaattgcaaaaagtaacaGAAGCAATGGAAACTCTTTCTTCAGTTCTGGTTGATTTAACCCAGATGTACTGTAAGGTGAGATGCCTAATCTGAATGTGTGTCACAATAAATGGCACAACATACACAGAAAATTTATAGTGTCTTTTTTGTCAATTATGAAAATTGCTTATGAATTTTCACAGGCGTATGAGGTGGATGCGTTGTGCCACACCATATCTCAAAAAAGTACAGGACCCAGCATGGCTTATGCTACATCTACTTCCGTCAAAGATCTTTACTCTGTCAATATAATTTCAGCTCACAGATTACCTAAAACTTGGGAAACAAGGTAGATAACCTTTAAGTTTTTTGTCATTGTGTGGGAACctatttttttgaaagttgttTTGCAATAACTTTTTTGATCGACATTTCCCgagtttttgtaaatttgggTTGTGACTTTAGCTAcaatgaattttttgcaacCTGCGCGTTATGGCATGGTGATACGCAACTCAACCACAAAAATATATCAACAAGACAGTCAAAAGTAGTGAAAGGATTTTTGTCCAGGGTCTCATGGAATACATGGTAAGAAAGCATCTTTGTGAAATTTAATACATTATTTCACAGTTTTAATGAAATCAACTTTGCGGATTTGAAGAGAAAATGGTATTTTTCTTATGCGTAGGCTAGACTTTGACATTGCTGTTTGTGACTTGCCACTGGAAGTTGTGCTGAGGGTAATATTACATGGAACGATAGCATCAGATGAAAAAGTGATTACAAAGAGGCTTGGATTTGTAAACATACCTCTGTTTGACCAGGACAGGTAAATTGGTCAATTGCttgttgtttcaaaattattcaGAGTAGTTTAAGTTACGTTAAACTTCAGtttaatttcaacaatttGCACTTTTATTTCTCATTTCGTTTGATAGCTATTGATTGCAAAACAGTTAATTTTGGTAATCAATTATAAGCAAGCATCTATATATAAAACAATAACTACAATTAAACTACTGTAATAGGAATAAGTTGAGAAACAACATATTCTCCCTGTAATTACACATGAGTGTAATGTCTTTGTCATCATACATTTACATCACATATATATTATTGAAAAACTCTAATTATTTCCTTCACATCCGACTAACTCATAGTGTGTCTTGTATCAATAACTATACTTCCATCTTGCACAGAATACTAAAACATTGCAGTGAAATATATGGCATGTGGGATTTCTCTAAAGTCAGTTTGAAACCAAATGACACTCGTTGCCCCATGAGCTGCTCAAATGACGTTAGTAATCCAGAAAGTGTGGCTTTGAACATTGCTTTCTCTGAGGACATGCCCCCTTCCATGTTGGTGAAACATCCCCATCCTACAACGTTTGAACCTGAGAGGTAGGCTCATGATTACGGAAATGTCGTTTCTTTTACGTGTACTATGAACCATATGATGATGACCTGTCATCAAATGAAAGAACataattttattctttatGTATATTACTAATGGTACAGAATAACTAAATTAGCAAATCATTGGGTATCAGCATATTGGTATGAATGAATCTCACTTATAGGTATCTGTAAATGACTGGCATACTTAATTACGAACAATAATATTTACGTTATGCTGGTATATGTCAGGATTGTAAATTGGCAAACGATGTCATCGATTCCAGAAGATGCGAGAACTACTTTAAAAAAAGCTTTAACAAGAGCACACCTAATGCCCGGGCCTCTGTGCAATCTCAGCCAACGTGAGCGAGATCTTCTTTGGAAGCATAAACACATCATTGCTGCACCAAACTGCAAGAATGAAACAAGTatggtttttgttttcttttttctataACTTACAGTTTGCTGTGTTGCATGCGGTGTCACGCAGAGGTATGGCTCAAATACTGCGCAAACTAGGTAACCAACTTTGGGCTGAGATACTTGGCAAGGCACAATGGCAAATAGGTGCTCTACATAAATACTTGTGTTGAAAAAAACGCTGTACTATCTAATACAATGTGTCATGAAGTAATTCGTCAAAGATATCTCAAACATAATTGTAATGCTGCTAAGCTTTATGTGCAAACATACTGACTCAGCGACAGCACTGAAGTTTATTTTACAAGATAACAACCAATTTAGTTGGATCAGCTTATTTCTTAAGTAGGTGTATTACACCATCACTTGATTTTGGGTTCAAATACAGGAATTTTTGAGCGATGTGAACATTGAACATACTGCTGAATTAGCAAAAGCGATAAAATTATGAGATGGTGAAATTTTGTGATATATTTTGTAACGATGTAACATAATGAACtgatgtaaaaaatatatgtggATTTCATAGTGTCAGTAAACTGTGAAGTGCAGTTTCATAAAACTATGTAATCATTGCACAAAGATTGAATCAATAGTCGTAAACTTATACACTCATTGATCATGAAATGTAACACTCTGTggaatttttggaaaaattgcaCTAGGAATTATTAGTTACTTCAGTTCAGTGGCTCTTAAACAGGGGGCATGACCCCCAACATAGGCATGTCAGGTTTACAGGTTATGTATAAAGGTTGTAAAGTTATTATTACAACGTTCCCACGAACTGCCATACAGTCATGTCCATCACTCTTTTAACAAAGGTACATTTATCAGTCTCAGCTGTTTCCGACTCTGCTAAAgcttttttttttctgtgtgACAACTTTTGataaagtaaaatttccaATAAATTGATTTAATCCAATGCGATTCTAATCCAAATCAACCAACGTATTGGACCCCGAAATTCAGTAAAACAAATGTGTCAAATAATAACCAGGGCAGCAACAAATTAAGCAATATATGCCAACTGATAAACGTGGAAATAACAAGGTGCTATCGTTTTCGAAGTGTCATTAAATGCGAAGATGATCATTATAAGCACTTGGTTTCACCTGTTGCAATATACTTGCAACAGCATTAAATGAGACTGATGCTTTAAACTTGTGTCAGAAGTGAAAGAAAAGTTATACCAAGGGTGTTATGTTACCTTGTGTCACATTGTATGTCTGAAAAGACACATTATGTACTTAATTTGCCTcgaatttcttatttttaaccAACCACTTGTTAAAGTTTAtctgaaaagagaaaaacttCTAGCAACATAATTGTGAAATATTAACGGAAAAGTTTTGAAGGAATAAAATAACTcttatgaatttttttgtaacaATGCAGACTTGATTAGAGCAGGGTTGCAAGTGtgctgcaaaatttttgtataatgaaaaatttgtttaaagacACTACAACAACAATCATGTTCCCTACTGCCAAGCTATAAATTTTGCCTGATGTTCTGAGTAGTAGGTGAAGTAGTTACTGATGTTATATAGATGCAgcttaaaaagtttaagaaccatggtttaaagaattaaatAAGTTTAAGAATCTATGTGGTTATGCAATGATACCTGAATGAAAGTTGCGATGTTGTTATCCTTTCTTTTCAGCACTCCGTCTTCCTCTGCTTCTCCAATGTGTACCTCAGTGGTCTCCATGTATGGATCATTTTCGAGCAGCACACCAACTTCTCGCATCCTCCAAACTACTTGAGCCGGAGGAATCTCTTGCTCTTCTCAGCGATGCGTGAGTAATTCAATGTTCTTTATCGATGTCATGAAGATTTTCGGTTTTTTATTGATGTTAATTGAGCTATCGCTCTTAATCAGTCCCCACTTTTATATCAAtcgaaaaaagttctaatttgTTAATCAAGACTCAAGAGTTACTTCAACAAGTTGATTCTTATGTTCCAGCTTCCCGGACTACACAGTACGAGCATCAGCCATCCGGTGGATTGAGATGGCAGGTGACATGGAAATCTCATGTTGGCTTCCTCAGCTGGTCCAGGCGATGAGATGCGAGCAACATCTCGACAATCCTCTCGCAAGACTCCTCCTCCGAAGAGCCATGGGGTCAATAAGGATATGCCATAAGCTCTATTGGTTAGTGCTGTTGGTTTTTATCTAACTAGTTAAATGATAGTTAATAGTTAATGTCGTTATCACTTACTAAACTTCTTCATATGTGTGTTTTAATCAAATAAAACATAGCTGGTTATTCTAGTTGCTATGAAAACAACTAAATAAAGTAATTGGTAACAGTGCTTATTACCGGGCACTCACGCTAATGCGCTGTTATTCAAAAAGTCGACAAAATAATTGACGTAgggaaaatgtttgtaaagATACTGTGACTAGAATGCTTATTAATAACATTTGATGGCTTCTTTAATAGCGCAATTCaagtaatttttcaaaaaaaatttacaggcTTCTACATGAGAATATGTCGGACGTGTTGAACGGCGACAGGTTCAGTTACATGCACGCAGCTCTCGTCACCATCTGCGGAGCCGCTATGAAGAAAGAATTCGAAAAGGAAACATATTTCCTGAAAAAGATACATCGGTAAATTTTGTACGATTAATATCAGCAAAAGCGCAGTTTACATGTCATAGATATGACATTCAGCTTTTAAGACTGTCATTGCTATACTCATGGTCATAGGCTACCGACCGATGCAAATTTAATTGCagataaaatactgtagatTTTTGGTTCAGAACTAAATCAAACGAAACGGTTTTTGCAAGTTGTGTAACTCGGGGAACCGAAACCAAAGCTGTAACTTTAAGCCGGTTTTTGTTAATTATCAGAGCCGCGGTGGCGGTGAGAGAGACGAAAGATTCGATGAAGTCAAGTTTGTTGAACGACGAGTTGACTAAGATCTCGTCGATCATCGGCGGCAAAACCTTCCGAGTTCCGACTAATCCGGCGCTTGTAGCGAATGGTTTGAACGTGAAGGTATCTATGTTACTTCGAAAAACTTAATGCACTTGCTTGAACAAGTTTTTTGAGTTTTTGGTTTACAACATCGCCCACACATTTCATTCTTCTGTCGAGTTATTTTTATGTGCATAGTCtattttttttgtcttttaaaataaaattaaacggCACAGTGTCAACAAACATTAGATTGTCGTTATTTTTGCCATGTTAAGAATTCTTCTTACTTCACGTCCAACGCCATTCCATTGAAACTCGCCTTCAGCAACGCCGATGTCTCTGAAAACGACATAAACATCATGTACAAGGTATTATTTGACAACTGCATCATCTCCCAAGCTTAACTTACCACCTAAATGCAAATTGCTTAACCAACGAAACTCACGATTTTGACGTCaatcttttattttcacacaggTTGGTGACGATTTAAGGCAAGACGCGTTAACAATGCAGCTGATACGTGTGATGGACCGAATGTGGCTCAACGATGGCTTAGATCTTAGAATTGTGACGTTTGACTGCTTGCCAACCGGACCGAACCAAGGTACCTCAAACTATCCTTGAATCTATTCGACGGTTTCGGTCACGTCATAGcgaaatgtttgttttgcaataaagGTATGGTAGAGTTGATTTCGGATTCGAAAACGTTTCGCGAAATCCAGTCAAGTTACGGCCTGACGGGAGCGTTCAAGGACAGGCCAATCGCGGAATGGCTTCAGAAATATAATTCGACTGGTTTGTCGTATGAAAGGGtaagaagaagttttgttgtttgcaattttaccAGATACATCCAACACTGCAGGAGCAATTGCTGTATTTATTACcttaacaaaaaaagttgtacatttagattttaatttaaaataaagagaTTACAAACTATATCGTATGAAGTAATAGACGTATGCATCATGTATACTTGACAGTAACGCCGTGTTGAACActgatattttttattcacttCACTGTGTTTTTACAATGCCATGATACAATAACGCCAAATCTCTGTTCTCAACCTCTTCGTTATTCACAGGCGGTTGAAAACTTCACTCTCTCGTGTGCTGGTTACTGCGTCGCCACCTACGTGTTGGGCATATGCGATCGACATAACGACAACATAATGCTTCGTACTACTGGCCACCTATTTCACATCGATTTTGCTCGTTTCTTGGGCCACGCTCAGATGTTCGGTAACATCAAAAGGTACTTCATCTTATTCGTTTAGGCCGTGCTTTTGTTTCACGTTTCTTGTTCCCCGATAAGTGACATTTTACGCACGAATACTGCAAAGCTGTATCTTCAGCATACTTTTTGTCATTCAGCCATTGTAGGTTAAAACTCACCAACTTAATAGCCTGCTTTTCTAGTTTCTGCAGACTGGGTATTCTTAAACTTTTATCGATTATGCTGACTGCTATCGAGTATCTCTCAACCGGTACACGATACTTTGTAATCTTCATATTTCTTCGCTGCTAATGCTGTGGTGATGGGTTTTGTAATTCTCCCAGGAGTAGTTTTCTTTCACATGCCTTGCCTGAACTTTGACCTTGAAGACGATCCTCGTGTTTTCGCAGGGATCGGGCGCCTTTCGTGCTGACGTCAGACATGGCTTACGTCATCAACGGGGGAGACCGACCTAGTTCGAAGTTTCAAGAATTTGTCGACATATGCTGCCAAGCCTTCAATATACTGCGCAAGCAATCTCACACCATAATAAATCTGCTATCTTtggtaagttttaaaatcgttGAAGTAAGATTGTTTGTTAACAATGGTTTGTCATCTAGTTACAACACGTTTCGTGTTTCGTGCAGATGGTGGATTGTGGCATCCCGGAATTGAGCAGCAAATCTGACCTCAAGTTTGTCTATGACACGCTGAAACCCAATGCTTCTGACACGGAAGCGACCACTATGTTCACAAGGTCGGTCAAGCTGTTTATTGCTCCTGATGGCTGTTCCTGCCGcgttttatttcttatttctaaacaaatttaaatttcattgcgttattattaaaattaaaaaaattttattattaaagttaacaaattttttatgattGATAGTTAACTTTTAACTGAttctgctttttatttttgatagtTTGTTGATTTGTTTGCACTTCCAGGCTGATTGATTCCAGTTTATCTTCTTCTTTCACTCGGCTCAACTTCTTCATCCACAGTCTAGCCCAGATGAGGTTCCACGGAGGAGAATCTGATGAAGATAGAAAGGTGCTCTCCTTCGCTCCACAGATTCACGGATTTAAGGAAGAGGAAGGGACCATCGTCAACACAATGGTGGTCGGATACCAGAAGAGATACAGTCCGGATAAATATTATGTAAATTtcgttttataataaattagtTTGATACAGTTTTTTGTACATtattaaacacaaaataattgtattgtgatattttatgTGACAACATTCGCCAGCAAGTTACAATTAAATTAGAAGCAATAACAACGCCATGCATTTTATACACGAACGATGTGTAACCCAAATTTTACTATACGTATTCTAACTGATTTTGTCATAAACTCCCAATTTCCCATGTTTCAAATCCATCGTATTCACACCAATGCTAAAGTTTTAATGTGGAAACGCTAGGTCGTACAAACACTTAGTAACCAACCGACTCATTAATTTTTAGGTCTACTGCATCAAGGTAACGAGGGAGAAGAACACAGCCATGATTGATTCTTACGTTTTTCGAACATTCGATGAATTTGAAGAACTTCATCGAAAACTTTCTTACAATTCAAGCCTTGCACTTCCAGGGTACCGTATcctttaaattattttgaccttattcTTATCACGTCTACACTGGTCTGCTTTCATGGGATGTTTAAGCCGGGTACAAACAACGTTTAGATATTTAGCAACATTTAGATGTTGCGTGGCTTTAATCTTTATCGACCCTCACATAATCTTGGTTTTGCATAACTCAGCTTCCCAAGCTCGGTCGTGGTCGGCCGTTCCCAGGTGAAACACGTAGCTGAGCGTCGGAAAGCGAAGTTGAACGCTTATCTTGGGTTTTTGCTCAAGTCGCATCCAAAAGTAGCCAAGGTAAACGCATGATTTAAAACACTCAcaataaaagtaaattaaCAGTGATAGTAACATAATAAATTCAGGTCTTAGTTTATGTGTATTTCTTTTCACGAAATTATACTTCAGTTTTCTTCACTGTTATAAAATCTGGGATAAAATTACATAAATTGTGGATGAATTTTTCTCTTGTTTTCCAGCACGATCTTGTTTACACATTCTTCCATCCTATCCTCCGCGATGAAGAGCAAGATTTTAAATCTACTCCGAAGACACCGGATCTTCTTGTTGGAGGAGAGATAAAACTCTCACTGCATTATAAAAACAGCGCGTTTTATGTGATGGTGCAGCACTGTAAAAACTTGGTGAGGATCTCTctatgaaatttgttttgtttctatcGGAATCAGGCCGGCTTACGTTTACTATACATCCATCAGAGATCCCGCAGATATGCCTGCACTTGTAAAACTTCATTAACTTAATGCAAAAGAGATAGCATAAGAAAGATTGCTATTTTACAATTCAAATACTTACTGAtattttttgagttgagatatttaaattgatttgtttaaaattgcgTGATTACGATTCTCTGCATGAGGTTGGAGTGTTTTGATATTAAGGTCCACCTTCCCCATTTGTCCATTAggtgtttgttgtaattttatttttgcattatattttcTTGTCGATCACATCTACGATAATCTGTTTTTATAGTCCCCTGTCGATGGAACAGATCCGGATCCGTACGTGAAGACTTATATTCTTCCCGATCCCAATCGCATCAGTAAGAGGAAGACCAAGGTGGCAAGAAAAACCCTACATCCGACATATAACGAAATGGTAAGTGAAGGTGCCTTCAGTTTACATATTTCTCTTTCCCTGTTGATTTTATCACGCAGTTCACTCAAAATGAAGCGTTTTACGAAATGTTTGTCACCCGACTTCACAATTGCATATACGTTGTATCACTAAATATTACTTGTGACCCTTACCATTTTGTTGTGTGTATGTATAATCAATTACTGCTGAGGTCCTTAGCGAGTTTAAGCAACCGGAAAACATTCATTAACTCACTTATTTCAGCTTGTTTATCAATATCCCTTCGAGGACATCAAACTTCGCCAGCTACAGGTCAGCGTTTGGAACTACGAGAGTTTTCAGGAAAATGATTTTATGGGTGGTGCCGTAATTGACCTTTCGACCTTTGATATCAGTCAGGAAACCAGTGCGTGGTATCCTctcaaacaaacaacattgtAGGAAGCGGAGGCACTTTCTTGCAATTTGCAGTTCCTTTTGTttcaataattattaatttactGGGTTATCGTCTGTGTTGTCCTCAAGCTATCATTAAATATTGCATGCTCCCTTGTACTCTCAATTTCTTGTCTTGCAATCCCGAAGCCCGTCACGTCTTCAAATCTTCTATCAATAGTGCTTTAAATTCCAGTTATTTCAAGGTGAATCGTATGAGCATAGAATAGCAACAGAACCACAAAACCCTGTATTAATTTGTGAGGAGTGGTGCATTGTAGATCTTTACTATGAAAACCATAGCTAAGTTTTCCATTGTAGTCGCCTTCTAAACCTGTTTCCTTTCGTGTGCTCTATGAAATTTTACCTCTTTTTCCTGTACTTCATATCGATCTTTAACTCTCTGCGTTCGCGAAATTGTTTTCTCTGTAATTATACGAGCAATTTGCATTTAGTTTAAACTTCTAGCCATTTAAAATCCTTACACTGTGTCACTTGAAAATATCTAGCTTTGTTGCTTTAATATAAATCGTAGGTAGTACTTGGATAAAGTTTAAATTCTAGTACTTACGTAACCTTGAGGTGCGCTGCTTTCGTTTTGCTATTGCAGCAGTTATGCACATAACTAGGCATAAAATGTCCTTTTAATCGCAAACGCTATATGTGCAGATATCCGTGGATCTACATCAACCATTTTAATGTACAAATCCGATTCTCAAAACAACTTGCATAACCCAAACCTATCTTCGTGAAATGTTTATTCCATCCTGTGTTTCTTTGCTACTTCCAATTTTTGCGAATTTTGCTGAATGATTATGTTCGTTGTGATTTATAAATATTATCGTTGCGCGTGCTCaaattaacttattttttcaGCTGATTTTCTCTCATCCGCCCCCTTGCACTGAACATTTATCTTGTGATCTTGAAAGtgcttttcataaaataaaatgtgcaATGATCGAAAAAGATAATACTTTCAGATTTACACTGCATCCAGCTGCGTGAGATGAATTTCTAAGCCATGACTATGCAGGATCTCCATATAACTTTCTCGTGTGAacatttgttgaatttttgttgttaaaggcAGCGACAGTTGTTAATATAGAGGAAAGTTTGGGGAAAGCTTGAATAGACAGTTATCGTTTAAAGCAATCTCTCATTGGTGTGTCAGGAATACACAATTGGTGATGGCGTAAAACAAAGTTGCTCCAAAATCATTTTCTTGTTGGTGGATGAGGACATTTTAGTGATAGGTCCGAAACATACCTTACACCTTAGTATAGCTTAGTAGCGATGTTGCTAATTTTCCACGTTTAATGCTTTGTCATGTGTAGTTTGTCGAAAACTGATAATCT
Encoded here:
- the LOC143469999 gene encoding phosphatidylinositol 4-phosphate 3-kinase C2 domain-containing subunit alpha-like isoform X2; amino-acid sequence: MQKTTDIRTALQMEEEALKKMKKAKALHKPSGSQQYSGILNPNCMEQHAVDKKSKETISVKKNDTPDLMSFGDVSSASLDKDWDVFETKSCSSNNTAYSYSVTNVLSLYNMSGSMDGTFAQQRRSHSPSPGYQWVQPDKSHQANSFAPSKPLSYQSYSHANYPTLSGNALTHRTSLQSNFSTPSFNTQANSVSNFSRKTSHTLPTHFDRRNEVKDFPKRNSISSRDQQNFNRFDTHFNKNSKNGFENDFAQLSTGIPRPSSLGQLQAAANNTAAFQISPTSPYHVKTDFGFLQLPDQKNDNTTLHSSAGSTSQDLSATEPQLDDKLTSIFDEWLHDGLSSNEAQSSPVAEDIILKAKPDWLEWDPLSNDLSASSAISSSQVTPAMPNFQQQPIQAEKAAVNESSVANVTHTDHKNEKTFYNMTTEVDESTELQKFARMVSQLRSGFKQVDHLSNPGHVVSLMAAGCHCTSHEDTDAIPNYEQDATVHISVTTDGISQPVTFECDVNASVEHIVSQALCIAYEDITEVSADDYFFKVVGTQEYLISKTRLSMYQYVQECQKFEQDVKLELLRKDKVDRSLKRQDDDDKAKTVENEFLKLLAKPPGVLSRDEIQKLLEVFNKEEKKFLEAVKTETENSNLFAQQQLERTIQSVKAICCGLGNIETLEISEAIKKLRASLYRPPNSPASKKKFANLIATSDEIASGATETVKLQKVTEAMETLSSVLVDLTQMYCKAYEVDALCHTISQKSTGPSMAYATSTSVKDLYSVNIISAHRLPKTWETSYNEFFATCALWHGDTQLNHKNISTRQSKVVKGFLSRVSWNTWLDFDIAVCDLPLEVVLRVILHGTIASDEKVITKRLGFVNIPLFDQDRILKHCSEIYGMWDFSKVSLKPNDTRCPMSCSNDVSNPESVALNIAFSEDMPPSMLVKHPHPTTFEPERIVNWQTMSSIPEDARTTLKKALTRAHLMPGPLCNLSQRERDLLWKHKHIIAAPNCKNETTLRLPLLLQCVPQWSPCMDHFRAAHQLLASSKLLEPEESLALLSDAFPDYTVRASAIRWIEMAGDMEISCWLPQLVQAMRCEQHLDNPLARLLLRRAMGSIRICHKLYWLLHENMSDVLNGDRFSYMHAALVTICGAAMKKEFEKETYFLKKIHRAAVAVRETKDSMKSSLLNDELTKISSIIGGKTFRVPTNPALVANGLNVKNSSYFTSNAIPLKLAFSNADVSENDINIMYKVGDDLRQDALTMQLIRVMDRMWLNDGLDLRIVTFDCLPTGPNQGMVELISDSKTFREIQSSYGLTGAFKDRPIAEWLQKYNSTGLSYERAVENFTLSCAGYCVATYVLGICDRHNDNIMLRTTGHLFHIDFARFLGHAQMFGNIKRDRAPFVLTSDMAYVINGGDRPSSKFQEFVDICCQAFNILRKQSHTIINLLSLMVDCGIPELSSKSDLKFVYDTLKPNASDTEATTMFTRLIDSSLSSSFTRLNFFIHSLAQMRFHGGESDEDRKVLSFAPQIHGFKEEEGTIVNTMVVGYQKRYSPDKYYVYCIKVTREKNTAMIDSYVFRTFDEFEELHRKLSYNSSLALPGFPSSVVVGRSQVKHVAERRKAKLNAYLGFLLKSHPKVAKHDLVYTFFHPILRDEEQDFKSTPKTPDLLVGGEIKLSLHYKNSAFYVMVQHCKNLSPVDGTDPDPYVKTYILPDPNRISKRKTKVARKTLHPTYNEMLVYQYPFEDIKLRQLQVSVWNYESFQENDFMGGAVIDLSTFDISQETSAWYPLKQTTL